The Pseudomonadota bacterium genome includes a region encoding these proteins:
- a CDS encoding DedA family protein, with translation MESSLIAGIIEFARVHPGWLVGMALVFAFLESLAIVGLFIPGIVLLFIVGAVVGSDPVLFAACWASASSGALAGDLVSYGLGRRYRDRIDRLWILRRRADLLAAARGAVATHGRKGLFFGRLIGPLRPLTPLVAGMMDLPVRRLLSVAVPACIIWSPLYLLPGMLFGASLSLAAEFAGRLVAVLIILVAGVWLAVWLTRLVYGYTARRSAWWLRSLIRWSRDHPVIGGLARPLFEPASGRREAISVALLGLLLLACIGVLAAVLTIAPLVGGDDQQSVQALAGLAASLRTQTADPLFITLGLAGDLPVMGLVAGLMTILMVALGRGNAAAHWLVATAGGWLLAEVLAALMSLTAPAPALLPALGELPHRGLTLTTVVLGFFAVMIAKDLAASRRKWPYLINSALLTMMVFSHFYLARASLSGLLAALALGGGWLALVGMAYRQRALQRRHPAMLAVAFYALIVAATALQFPAGYGRLADITRMALPERSLARDDWLTGQWRSLPQQRSQIGDAARQRFDFQYAGPVDAFEDELARSGWVRPGERSGGLAALLSVPPRRDALPHLPRDFAGHRERLVLVRPLDEDRKAVLRLWDSGVALDPGAVPVWLGQVRIEGIGEFLLLLHRWRETGDARRAMAVLERSLGSIEVIDVEDGGRVLLAY, from the coding sequence ATGGAATCCAGTCTGATCGCCGGTATCATCGAGTTTGCCCGGGTGCACCCGGGGTGGCTGGTCGGCATGGCCCTGGTGTTTGCCTTTCTCGAATCGCTGGCCATCGTCGGCCTGTTCATTCCCGGGATCGTGCTGCTGTTCATCGTCGGTGCCGTGGTTGGCTCCGACCCGGTCCTGTTTGCCGCCTGCTGGGCCAGTGCTTCGAGCGGTGCCCTGGCCGGTGATCTGGTCAGTTACGGATTGGGCCGCCGCTACCGCGATCGGATTGACCGGCTGTGGATTCTGCGTCGTCGGGCCGATCTGCTGGCTGCCGCCCGGGGTGCGGTGGCGACCCACGGCCGCAAGGGGCTGTTTTTCGGACGGCTGATCGGGCCGTTGCGTCCGCTGACACCGCTGGTGGCCGGCATGATGGACCTGCCTGTCAGGCGCCTTCTGAGCGTGGCCGTGCCGGCGTGCATCATCTGGTCGCCCCTGTATCTGCTGCCGGGCATGCTGTTTGGCGCGTCACTGTCCCTGGCGGCGGAGTTCGCCGGCCGCCTGGTTGCGGTACTGATCATCCTCGTCGCCGGTGTATGGCTGGCGGTCTGGCTGACGCGCCTGGTCTATGGCTACACGGCGCGCCGCAGCGCCTGGTGGCTGCGCAGCCTGATTCGCTGGAGTCGCGATCATCCGGTGATCGGCGGGCTGGCCCGGCCCTTGTTCGAGCCCGCTTCGGGACGGCGCGAAGCCATCTCGGTGGCGTTGCTGGGCCTGCTGCTGCTGGCCTGTATCGGCGTGCTGGCTGCGGTGCTGACGATTGCGCCGCTGGTCGGCGGCGACGATCAGCAGTCCGTCCAGGCGCTTGCCGGGCTGGCCGCCAGCTTGCGCACGCAAACGGCCGATCCCCTGTTCATCACGCTGGGGCTGGCCGGGGATCTGCCGGTCATGGGTCTGGTTGCTGGCCTGATGACGATCCTGATGGTTGCGCTTGGACGTGGAAACGCAGCAGCGCACTGGCTGGTTGCCACCGCCGGCGGCTGGCTGCTGGCCGAGGTGCTGGCGGCGCTGATGAGCCTGACAGCGCCGGCTCCGGCGCTTCTGCCGGCACTTGGTGAGCTGCCGCATCGCGGGCTGACGCTGACCACGGTCGTGCTCGGTTTCTTTGCCGTGATGATTGCCAAGGATCTCGCCGCAAGCCGCCGCAAGTGGCCCTACCTGATCAATTCCGCGCTGCTGACGATGATGGTCTTTTCCCATTTCTACCTGGCGCGCGCGTCTCTCAGCGGCCTGCTGGCTGCGCTGGCACTCGGCGGTGGCTGGCTGGCGCTGGTTGGCATGGCCTATCGTCAACGTGCGCTGCAGCGACGCCATCCGGCGATGCTGGCGGTTGCCTTTTACGCCCTGATCGTTGCTGCGACCGCACTGCAGTTCCCGGCCGGCTACGGGCGGCTGGCCGACATCACCCGCATGGCCCTGCCAGAGCGCTCGCTGGCCCGGGACGACTGGTTGACAGGGCAATGGCGCAGCTTGCCGCAGCAGCGTTCGCAGATCGGTGATGCGGCACGGCAGCGCTTTGACTTCCAGTATGCCGGGCCTGTCGACGCGTTCGAGGACGAGCTGGCGCGGTCGGGCTGGGTGCGGCCCGGGGAGCGATCAGGCGGACTGGCGGCGCTGCTCAGCGTACCGCCCCGTCGCGATGCGCTGCCCCATCTGCCGCGCGACTTTGCCGGCCATCGCGAGCGCCTGGTCCTCGTTCGGCCGCTCGACGAGGATCGAAAGGCCGTGCTGCGGCTGTGGGATTCGGGGGTTGCTCTCGACCCGGGCGCTGTCCCGGTCTGGCTTGGGCAGGTGCGAATCGAGGGTATCGGCGAATTCCTGCTGCTGCTGCACCGCTGGCGCGAGACGGGTGATGCGCGGCGGGCTATGGCGGTGCTGGAGCGCTCGCTTGGATCGATCGAGGTGATTGATGTGGAAGACGGCGGGCGCGTGTTGCTCGCCTACTGA
- a CDS encoding NAD(P)-dependent oxidoreductase codes for MNPSLKQKTLFITGGSRGIGLAIALRAAADGANIAIAAKTDRPHPKLPGTIHTAAAEIEAAGGQALPLKVDIRDETAVADAMRETADRFGGIDILVNNASAIYLAPTPDVPMKRFDLMHGVNTRGTFVCSQTALPWLERAGNPHILNLSPPLNMDAKWFAPHVAYTMAKYGMSMCVLGMAAEFRERGIAVNALWPKTVIATAALAMLGGAVRPENCRKPEILADTAHWILTRPAGETTGHFFIDEDVLEKMGVTDLDQYAVEPGNELLPDLFI; via the coding sequence ATGAATCCATCACTCAAGCAAAAAACCCTGTTCATTACCGGCGGCTCACGCGGCATTGGCCTGGCCATTGCGCTCCGGGCCGCCGCCGACGGCGCCAACATCGCGATTGCCGCCAAGACCGATCGACCGCACCCGAAACTGCCCGGCACCATTCACACGGCGGCGGCGGAAATCGAGGCGGCCGGGGGCCAGGCGCTGCCGCTGAAAGTCGACATTCGCGACGAAACAGCCGTTGCCGATGCCATGCGCGAGACAGCCGACCGGTTCGGCGGCATCGACATCCTGGTCAACAACGCCTCGGCGATCTATCTGGCACCCACGCCGGACGTACCGATGAAGCGCTTCGATCTCATGCACGGGGTCAATACGCGGGGGACGTTCGTCTGCTCGCAGACCGCCCTGCCCTGGCTGGAGCGGGCCGGGAACCCGCATATTCTCAATCTCTCACCGCCGCTGAATATGGACGCGAAGTGGTTCGCACCGCACGTCGCCTACACCATGGCCAAGTACGGCATGAGCATGTGCGTGCTGGGCATGGCAGCGGAATTCCGCGAGCGCGGCATTGCCGTCAACGCCCTGTGGCCGAAGACGGTCATCGCCACGGCCGCGCTGGCCATGCTCGGCGGCGCCGTCCGGCCGGAGAACTGCCGCAAACCCGAGATCCTGGCTGACACCGCCCACTGGATCCTGACCCGGCCCGCCGGCGAGACCACCGGCCATTTCTTCATCGACGAGGATGTGCTCGAGAAGATGGGTGTGACCGACCTGGACCAGTACGCCGTCGAGCCCGGCAACGAGCTGTTGCCGGATCTGTTTATTTGA
- a CDS encoding citrate synthase has protein sequence MSDRNITLSDEESGKVLELPVVAGTEGDPTLDISQLHPTLGYFTFDPGYGATASCKSDITFIDGNAGILRYRGYPIEQLAERSNFVEVAYLLLYGELPDPNQYGQFERDITYHTMVHEKINNFISGFHYNAHPMAILSGVVGSMAAFYHDKLDVNDPEQRELAAKRLIAKMPTIAAAAYRHYMGWPSAYPRNSLDYSERFLHMMFSVPAEAYEVNPVAARALDLLFILHADHEQNASTSTVRLVGSTGANPYACVAAGLAALWGPAHGGANEAVLNMLNEIGDLSRVGEFIKRAKDKNDPFRLMGFGHRVYKNFDPRATIIRKACHEVLEDLGQQDPLLDLAMELERIALEDDYFVERKLYPNVDFYSGIIYKALGIPTSMFTAMFAIGRTVGWVSQWLEQSATPHRIGRPRQVYTGAAERDYVAIDRR, from the coding sequence GTGAGCGACCGCAACATCACCCTGTCCGACGAGGAGTCCGGAAAAGTACTGGAGCTGCCGGTGGTGGCCGGTACTGAAGGTGATCCGACGCTGGACATCAGCCAGCTGCACCCGACACTGGGATACTTCACCTTCGATCCCGGCTACGGGGCGACGGCGAGCTGCAAGAGTGACATCACATTCATTGACGGCAATGCCGGCATCCTGCGCTACCGCGGATATCCGATCGAGCAGCTGGCCGAGCGGTCCAACTTTGTCGAGGTGGCCTATCTGCTGCTCTACGGCGAACTGCCCGACCCGAACCAGTACGGTCAGTTCGAGCGCGATATTACCTACCACACCATGGTCCACGAGAAGATCAACAACTTTATCTCGGGCTTTCACTACAACGCCCATCCGATGGCCATTCTGTCGGGTGTCGTGGGCTCGATGGCCGCCTTCTATCACGACAAGCTCGACGTCAACGATCCCGAGCAGCGCGAGCTGGCCGCCAAACGGCTGATCGCCAAGATGCCGACCATTGCTGCCGCTGCCTACCGCCACTACATGGGCTGGCCGAGCGCCTACCCGCGCAACTCGCTGGACTACTCCGAGCGCTTCTTGCACATGATGTTTTCGGTTCCAGCCGAGGCCTACGAAGTCAATCCGGTGGCGGCCCGGGCGCTGGATCTGCTGTTCATCCTGCACGCCGACCACGAACAGAATGCCTCGACCTCGACCGTCCGGCTGGTCGGATCGACCGGCGCCAATCCCTATGCCTGCGTGGCCGCCGGCCTGGCGGCGCTATGGGGGCCGGCACATGGTGGCGCCAACGAGGCCGTGCTCAACATGCTCAACGAGATCGGCGATCTCAGCCGGGTCGGCGAGTTCATCAAGCGCGCCAAGGACAAAAACGACCCGTTCCGGCTGATGGGCTTCGGCCATCGCGTCTACAAGAATTTCGATCCGCGTGCCACCATCATTCGCAAGGCCTGCCACGAGGTGCTCGAAGATCTGGGCCAGCAGGATCCGCTGCTTGATCTGGCCATGGAGCTGGAACGGATTGCGCTCGAAGACGACTACTTCGTCGAGCGCAAGCTGTATCCCAACGTTGATTTCTACTCCGGCATCATCTACAAGGCCCTGGGGATCCCGACCAGCATGTTCACCGCCATGTTCGCCATCGGCCGCACCGTTGGCTGGGTTAGCCAGTGGCTGGAACAGTCGGCCACGCCCCACCGCATCGGGCGGCCCCGCCAGGTCTACACCGGCGCCGCCGAGCGCGACTATGTGGCGATCGACAGGCGGTAG
- the recG gene encoding ATP-dependent DNA helicase RecG produces the protein MVSEGGLRAVSELDGVGPQVASRLKALGLTREIDLLFHRPLRYEDRTRIVPMNRVRPDTRVQVEGRVVHHEVVQRRRRMLLVTLADDAGEITLRFFRFYPSQQRMFRVGNRVRCFGDVRFGPQGFEMAHPQAQVLGKGAAPPLPKYLTAIYPVTQGLAQATLARLIDAAVERALSGALALPDALAGAACPALVECVRIVHRPAPDERLDALLDGHHPAVQRLAVEELLAHHLALTRLNRARARQQSRPLKPDAALESRLLEAVGFAPTGAQRRVIAEIAGDLAGRRPMRRLLQGDVGSGKTLVAAFALLAAAASGRQAAIVAPTEILAEQHLNTLSAWLGPLDIEPVWLAGKVKGKARREALEGLAGDASIAIGTHALFQKGVEFRDLALVVVDEQHRFGVHQRLALAAKGSEGQRVPHQLVMTATPIPRTLAMTSYAGLDISVIDELPPGRKPVTTVAISQGRREEIIERLRRALAEGRQAYWVCPLIEESDVLEAQAAESTAGELAAALPQFTVGLVHGRMKPTDKQGVMEDFAGGRVDLLVATTVIEVGVDVPNASLMMIENAERLGLSQLHQLRGRVGRGSEQAACVLIYKPPLGQTAQKRLETMRETNDGFVIAERDLELRGPGEVLGTRQTGMLRFRVADLARDAGLLDSVKSLAGTLDAAGADLIIERWLGDAEQFVDV, from the coding sequence ATCGTGAGCGAAGGCGGCCTGCGCGCGGTCAGCGAACTCGATGGCGTCGGGCCGCAGGTGGCCTCGCGCCTGAAGGCGCTGGGCCTGACCCGCGAGATCGACTTGCTGTTCCATCGCCCGTTGCGCTACGAAGACCGCACGCGTATCGTGCCGATGAACCGGGTTCGGCCGGACACCCGCGTGCAGGTCGAGGGCCGGGTCGTCCACCATGAAGTGGTGCAGCGCCGGCGGCGCATGCTGCTGGTGACGCTGGCCGACGACGCCGGCGAAATCACGCTTCGTTTCTTCCGCTTCTACCCCTCGCAGCAGCGCATGTTCCGGGTGGGCAACCGGGTGCGCTGCTTCGGCGATGTGCGTTTCGGGCCGCAGGGTTTTGAAATGGCCCATCCACAGGCGCAGGTGCTGGGCAAGGGCGCCGCGCCGCCGCTGCCGAAGTACCTGACCGCCATCTACCCGGTTACCCAGGGCCTGGCCCAGGCCACGCTGGCCCGCTTGATCGACGCGGCTGTCGAGCGCGCGCTTTCCGGTGCGCTGGCGCTGCCGGATGCGCTGGCCGGAGCTGCTTGTCCGGCTCTGGTCGAGTGCGTTCGCATCGTTCACCGGCCGGCACCTGACGAGAGACTCGACGCCCTTCTCGACGGCCATCATCCGGCCGTGCAGCGTCTGGCCGTTGAAGAGCTGCTGGCCCATCACCTCGCCCTGACCCGGCTCAACCGCGCCCGCGCCCGTCAGCAATCGCGGCCGCTCAAACCGGATGCGGCGCTTGAGTCGCGCCTGCTCGAGGCCGTCGGCTTCGCGCCGACGGGCGCACAGCGACGCGTGATTGCCGAGATTGCGGGCGACCTGGCCGGACGCCGGCCCATGCGTCGCCTGTTGCAGGGCGACGTCGGCTCGGGCAAGACACTGGTCGCGGCCTTCGCCCTGCTGGCCGCGGCCGCCAGCGGCCGCCAGGCGGCGATCGTCGCGCCCACCGAAATTCTGGCCGAGCAGCACCTCAACACGCTCTCGGCGTGGCTTGGTCCGCTGGATATCGAGCCGGTCTGGCTGGCCGGCAAGGTCAAGGGCAAGGCCCGGCGCGAGGCGCTTGAGGGCCTGGCCGGCGATGCGTCGATCGCGATCGGCACGCATGCCCTGTTCCAGAAAGGCGTGGAATTCCGTGACCTGGCGCTGGTCGTGGTCGACGAGCAGCACCGCTTCGGCGTGCATCAACGCCTGGCGCTAGCCGCCAAGGGCAGCGAGGGGCAGCGCGTGCCGCACCAGCTGGTGATGACCGCCACACCGATCCCGCGCACCCTGGCGATGACCAGCTATGCCGGCCTCGACATTTCGGTGATCGACGAGCTGCCGCCGGGTCGCAAGCCGGTGACTACCGTGGCCATCAGTCAGGGCCGTCGCGAGGAAATCATCGAGCGCCTCAGGCGCGCCCTGGCCGAGGGTCGCCAGGCCTACTGGGTCTGCCCGCTGATCGAGGAGTCCGATGTGCTCGAGGCACAGGCGGCCGAGTCGACCGCCGGGGAGCTGGCCGCAGCCTTGCCGCAGTTTACCGTCGGGCTGGTTCACGGTCGCATGAAACCGACCGACAAGCAGGGCGTGATGGAAGACTTCGCCGGCGGCCGGGTCGACCTGCTGGTCGCGACCACGGTGATCGAGGTTGGCGTGGATGTACCCAATGCCAGCCTGATGATGATCGAAAACGCCGAGCGGCTCGGGTTGTCTCAGCTGCACCAGCTCAGGGGCCGGGTCGGACGCGGCAGCGAACAGGCCGCCTGCGTGCTGATCTACAAACCGCCGCTGGGACAGACCGCGCAGAAGCGCCTTGAGACGATGCGCGAGACCAACGACGGCTTCGTCATTGCCGAACGGGATCTCGAGCTGCGCGGCCCCGGTGAGGTGCTCGGCACCCGCCAGACCGGCATGCTGCGTTTCCGCGTGGCCGACCTGGCGCGCGATGCCGGGCTGCTCGATTCGGTCAAGTCGCTGGCCGGAACGCTTGATGCTGCAGGCGCCGACCTGATCATCGAGCGCTGGCTGGGGGATGCCGAGCAGTTCGTGGACGTCTGA
- a CDS encoding RidA family protein: protein MSRQPIHSSHAPAAIGPYSQAVRSGDTVYLSGQIPLDPATGEVVEGDFTDQVNRVFDNLKAVAEAAGGSLDDVVKLNIFLTDLGQFGVVNELMAERFSEPYPARATVEVSALPRGVPVEMDAVMVLGGG, encoded by the coding sequence ATGTCAAGACAACCCATCCATTCCAGCCACGCACCGGCGGCCATCGGGCCGTATTCCCAGGCCGTCAGGTCCGGTGACACGGTTTACCTGTCCGGTCAGATTCCGCTCGATCCGGCGACCGGCGAAGTCGTCGAAGGCGACTTCACCGATCAGGTCAACCGCGTATTTGACAACCTGAAGGCGGTGGCCGAGGCAGCCGGCGGCTCGCTTGACGATGTCGTCAAGCTCAATATCTTCCTGACTGACCTGGGGCAGTTTGGTGTGGTCAACGAGCTGATGGCCGAGCGCTTCTCCGAGCCGTATCCGGCGCGGGCCACTGTCGAGGTTTCGGCCCTGCCCAGGGGCGTGCCGGTCGAGATGGATGCCGTCATGGTGCTGGGCGGCGGCTGA
- a CDS encoding bifunctional (p)ppGpp synthetase/guanosine-3',5'-bis(diphosphate) 3'-pyrophosphohydrolase, translated as MLPGPVRELRGLLNTYLEPEHVAIVLRAYEVGAEAHEGQKRRTGEAYIFHPVEVARILAGMRMDHQTIAAAILHDTIEDTALEHADLERDFDPQIAKLVDGVTKLDKMKFRTRREADAESFRKLLLAMSRDLRVIFIKLADRLHNMRTIEAMSVNARRRISAETLDIYAPIAARLGMNELREELEDLGFCHLYPNRYRIISRRVKRSAGNRAEIIDSIGESVKKRLSEAGIPARVEGRTKTTYSIYRKMRDKSLSYDQVMDLYAFRIVTQSEPHCYQALGIVHALYKPKPGSFKDYIALPKPNGYQSLHTVLNSSYGVPVEMQIRTEEMDLVAEKGAAAHWLYKATPDGSTAVRAREWLLKLVETQSRAGDSVEFLDAAKAELFPDEVFVFTPRGKIIDLKADSTALDFAYAIHTDIGNQAVGARIDREPMPLNTRLESGQTVEIITDPEATPQPEWLEFVVTSKARSSIRAHLKNLEQADSVAIGHRLLDQALARRGYSLEKISQRRLGRYLKRLGVDRLEDLLIRIARGDMLARVVAHKLLPLTQRRSSEEPESESLTIGGTEGSAIEYANCCHPVPGDAIMGYLSPGKGIVVHQQRCPNVPELRKSHADRCLEVNWAPVMRGQFLVRLKIVTVNGPGVLASVSATLSEVGANIERVEQPSSTRETAILHFTLAVTGRDQLARVMRRLRRNRHVLKVTREIA; from the coding sequence ATGCTGCCCGGTCCGGTTCGCGAGCTGAGGGGGCTGCTCAATACTTACCTCGAACCGGAGCATGTCGCCATCGTGCTGCGTGCCTACGAGGTTGGCGCCGAAGCGCACGAGGGTCAGAAGCGCCGCACGGGCGAAGCCTATATCTTTCATCCGGTTGAGGTCGCGCGCATCCTCGCCGGCATGCGCATGGATCACCAGACCATCGCCGCAGCCATCCTGCATGACACCATCGAGGACACTGCGCTCGAACACGCAGATCTGGAGCGCGACTTCGATCCGCAGATCGCAAAACTGGTCGACGGCGTCACCAAGCTGGACAAGATGAAGTTCCGCACCCGGCGCGAGGCCGATGCGGAGAGCTTCCGCAAGCTGCTGCTGGCCATGAGCCGTGACCTGCGCGTGATCTTCATCAAGCTGGCTGATCGTCTGCACAACATGCGCACGATCGAGGCGATGTCGGTGAACGCGCGGCGGCGGATTTCGGCCGAAACGCTAGATATTTACGCACCGATCGCGGCCCGGCTGGGCATGAACGAGCTGCGCGAGGAACTCGAGGATCTGGGCTTTTGCCATCTCTATCCCAACCGCTATCGCATCATCAGCCGCCGGGTCAAGCGCAGTGCCGGAAACCGGGCCGAAATCATCGACTCGATCGGTGAATCGGTCAAGAAGCGCCTGAGCGAGGCCGGTATTCCGGCGCGCGTCGAGGGCCGTACCAAGACCACCTACAGCATCTACCGCAAGATGCGCGACAAGTCGCTGTCCTATGACCAGGTCATGGATCTGTACGCGTTTCGGATCGTGACCCAGTCCGAGCCGCACTGCTACCAGGCTCTGGGTATCGTGCACGCGCTCTACAAGCCCAAACCCGGCAGTTTCAAGGACTATATTGCGCTGCCCAAGCCGAACGGTTACCAGTCGCTGCACACCGTGCTCAATTCGTCCTATGGCGTACCGGTCGAAATGCAGATCCGCACCGAGGAGATGGACCTGGTTGCCGAGAAGGGCGCTGCCGCGCACTGGCTCTACAAGGCCACGCCGGACGGATCGACCGCAGTGCGGGCCCGTGAATGGCTGCTGAAGCTGGTCGAGACCCAGTCGCGTGCCGGCGATTCGGTCGAGTTCCTGGACGCGGCCAAGGCCGAGCTGTTTCCCGACGAGGTCTTCGTGTTCACGCCGCGCGGCAAGATCATCGATCTCAAGGCCGATTCGACCGCGCTGGACTTCGCCTATGCCATCCATACCGATATCGGCAACCAGGCCGTTGGCGCTCGTATCGACCGCGAACCCATGCCACTCAACACACGCCTGGAAAGTGGTCAGACGGTCGAGATCATCACCGATCCGGAGGCCACGCCCCAGCCCGAATGGCTGGAGTTCGTGGTCACCTCCAAGGCGCGCTCCAGCATCCGTGCCCACCTGAAGAATCTCGAACAGGCCGATTCGGTCGCCATCGGCCATCGCCTGCTCGATCAGGCCCTGGCCCGCCGCGGCTATTCGCTCGAGAAGATTTCGCAGCGCCGGCTCGGTCGCTACCTCAAGCGCCTCGGTGTCGATCGCCTCGAAGACCTGCTGATCCGGATTGCCCGCGGTGACATGCTCGCACGAGTCGTTGCGCACAAGCTGCTGCCGTTGACCCAGCGGCGGTCCAGCGAGGAGCCAGAATCCGAAAGCCTGACCATTGGCGGCACCGAGGGCAGCGCCATCGAGTACGCCAACTGCTGTCATCCGGTACCCGGTGATGCCATCATGGGCTACCTCTCGCCCGGCAAGGGGATTGTCGTGCATCAGCAGCGCTGCCCCAACGTGCCGGAGTTACGCAAGAGCCATGCCGATCGCTGTCTGGAAGTCAACTGGGCGCCGGTGATGCGTGGACAGTTCCTGGTGCGGCTGAAGATCGTGACGGTCAACGGCCCCGGTGTGCTGGCCTCGGTTTCGGCCACCCTGAGCGAGGTCGGCGCCAACATCGAGCGGGTCGAACAGCCCTCCAGCACGCGGGAGACGGCCATTTTGCACTTCACCCTGGCCGTGACCGGGCGCGATCAGCTCGCGCGCGTCATGCGCCGTCTGCGCCGCAACCGCCACGTGCTAAAAGTCACGCGGGAGATCGCGTGA
- the rpoZ gene encoding DNA-directed RNA polymerase subunit omega, producing the protein MARVTVEDCIEAVPNRFELVMTAAQRARMIANGADPLVEEESDKPTVMALREIAEGEVTDENIAGLQAELDARLAAMQSEIPAPPEDDLD; encoded by the coding sequence ATGGCAAGAGTAACTGTTGAAGACTGTATCGAGGCCGTACCCAACCGCTTCGAGCTGGTCATGACCGCTGCGCAGCGCGCCCGCATGATTGCCAATGGCGCGGATCCGCTGGTCGAAGAGGAATCGGACAAGCCGACCGTCATGGCCCTGCGCGAGATTGCCGAGGGCGAGGTCACCGACGAAAACATTGCCGGCCTGCAGGCCGAGCTTGACGCGCGGCTGGCGGCCATGCAGTCCGAGATTCCAGCGCCGCCCGAGGACGATCTCGACTGA
- the gmk gene encoding guanylate kinase, translated as MSNSGEIYIIAAPSGAGKTSLINALIERCPRLALSISDTTRPARRGEVDGEHYHFVDVDTFRQGVGAGRYLEHAEVFGNLYGTSHDRVRRLWDQGRDVLLEIDVQGAAQVRQRHPGTCAIFILPPSLETLARRLEQRGLDAPDVIRRRLGEAQREIGACRDFDWMVVNQDFERAVTDLQAIITAWPLRRSRQASRVARLLDESASRITIRD; from the coding sequence ATGTCGAATAGCGGCGAAATCTATATCATTGCCGCGCCCAGCGGGGCCGGCAAGACCAGCCTGATCAATGCCCTGATCGAGCGCTGCCCGCGCCTGGCGCTGTCGATTTCCGACACGACCCGCCCCGCGCGACGCGGCGAAGTCGACGGTGAGCACTACCATTTCGTTGATGTCGACACTTTCCGGCAGGGCGTCGGAGCCGGTCGCTATCTCGAACATGCCGAGGTATTCGGCAACCTCTACGGGACCTCGCATGATCGCGTTCGCCGGCTATGGGATCAGGGCCGGGACGTGCTGCTTGAAATCGACGTCCAGGGAGCCGCCCAGGTGCGCCAGCGTCATCCCGGAACCTGCGCCATTTTCATCCTGCCGCCATCCCTGGAGACGCTGGCGCGGCGGCTGGAACAGCGCGGTCTGGATGCGCCGGACGTGATTCGCCGGCGCCTTGGAGAGGCGCAGCGCGAGATCGGCGCCTGCCGGGATTTCGACTGGATGGTGGTCAATCAGGACTTCGAGCGCGCCGTCACAGATCTGCAGGCGATCATCACCGCCTGGCCACTGCGGCGATCGCGTCAGGCCTCCCGGGTCGCCCGGCTGTTGGATGAATCAGCCAGCCGGATTACAATAAGGGATTGA
- a CDS encoding YicC family protein codes for MIRSMTAFARCSATAGAGELTWELRSVNQRYLDLSLRMPDDFRALEPDVRQRLKDRLARGKVEAGLRFRLDPGVQAAEIRLNRDLARSLLEAHEELAELADGNTRTELTGLLAWPGLIEQRPIDAEQIHAPALALLDQALDSLVASRAREGEAIAAMLEQRLGGVEQQVAQVREQLPAIRQALDARFRQRLESLSAPVEPGRIEQEVVLQLQKLDVDEELDRLEAHVAEVRRVLALDEPVGRRLDFLMQELNREANTLGSKASLADVGQAAVELKVLVEQMREQVQNVE; via the coding sequence ATGATTCGTTCAATGACCGCTTTTGCGCGGTGCTCTGCTACCGCCGGCGCCGGCGAACTGACCTGGGAGCTGCGATCGGTCAACCAGCGCTACCTGGACCTGTCGCTGCGGATGCCCGATGACTTCCGCGCCCTCGAGCCGGATGTGCGCCAGCGTCTGAAAGACCGTCTGGCGCGCGGCAAAGTCGAGGCCGGGCTGCGTTTTCGGCTCGATCCCGGCGTGCAGGCCGCGGAAATACGCCTGAATCGGGATCTGGCGCGCTCGCTGCTCGAGGCCCATGAGGAGCTGGCTGAGCTGGCCGACGGTAATACCCGCACCGAGCTGACCGGATTGCTGGCCTGGCCAGGCCTGATCGAACAGCGGCCGATCGACGCCGAGCAGATCCACGCACCGGCACTGGCGCTGCTCGATCAGGCGCTCGACAGTCTTGTGGCCAGTCGTGCCAGAGAGGGAGAGGCCATAGCCGCCATGCTCGAACAGCGTCTGGGCGGAGTCGAACAGCAGGTCGCTCAGGTGCGTGAGCAGCTGCCCGCCATTCGCCAGGCGCTCGATGCGCGCTTTCGGCAGCGCCTCGAGTCGCTTTCCGCGCCGGTCGAGCCGGGCCGGATCGAGCAGGAAGTGGTGCTGCAGCTGCAAAAGCTCGACGTGGATGAGGAACTGGACCGGCTCGAGGCGCATGTCGCCGAGGTGCGCCGGGTCCTGGCGCTCGACGAGCCCGTCGGCCGGCGCCTGGATTTTTTGATGCAGGAGCTCAACCGGGAGGCCAACACGCTCGGCTCCAAGGCATCGCTGGCCGATGTGGGTCAGGCCGCGGTGGAGCTCAAGGTGCTGGTCGAGCAGATGCGCGAGCAGGTCCAGAATGTCGAATAG